From the genome of Antennarius striatus isolate MH-2024 chromosome 19, ASM4005453v1, whole genome shotgun sequence, one region includes:
- the LOC137613646 gene encoding terminal nucleotidyltransferase 5A-like has product MEEKVDPSPPDGDSINLSVLNWEQVQRLDSILTGSIPIHGRWSFPTLEVKPRDIVKVVRSRLEEKRIHVREVRLNGSAASHVLHEDSGLGWKDLDLIFCAELKGEMEFQIVKDIVLDSLLDFLPEAVNKEKITPMTLKEAYVQKMVKVCNDSDRWSLISLSNNHGKNVELKFVDSLRRQFEFSVDSFQIRLDSLLLFYECSEHPMAATFHPTILGESVYGDFPTALDHLRRRLICTRSPEEIRGGGLLKYCHLLVRGFRAASDSEMKLLQRYMCSRFFIDFSDVSEQRRKLESYLQNHLVDLEDRKYDYLATLYEVVQESTVCLMGHERRQTLNLISSLALQILAKQNAIPNAANVTCFYQPAPYVADSNFSNYYVAQVQPLYPCCPSPPQHYLTPPQHPMYATWLPCN; this is encoded by the exons ATGGAGGAGAAAGTTGACCCTTCTCCGCCTGACGGGGACAGCATCAACCTCAGCGTGCTCAACTGGGAGCAAGTGCAGCGGCTGGACTCCATCCTCACCGGCTCCATCCCCATCCACGGCCGGTGGAGCTTCCCCACTCTGGAGGTGAAGCCGCGGGATATCGTGAAGGTGGTCCGGAGCAGATTGGAGGAGAAGCGGATTCATGTTCGCGAGGTGCGATTGAACGGATCAGCTGCCAGTCACGTCCTGCATGAGGACAGCGGGCTGGGATGGAAAGACCTGGACTTGATATTTTGCGCCGAATTGAAAGGAGAGATGGAGTTTCAGATCGTTAAAGATATAGTTTTGGATTCTCTTCTGGACTTCTTGCCGGAGgcagtaaataaagaaaagatcACCCCAATGACCTTAAAG gAGGCTTACGTGCAAAAAATGGTGAAGGTGTGCAACGACTCTGATCGTTGGAGCCTCATCTCCCTCTCCAACAATCATGGTAAGAATGTGGAGCTCAAGTTTGTGGACTCTCTACGCCGCCAGTTTGAGTTCAGCGTAGACTCTTTCCAAATCCGCTTGGACTCCCTTCTTCTGTTTTACGAGTGCTCAGAGCACCCCATGGCCGCCACTTTCCATCCCACAATCCTGGGGGAGAGCGTGTACGGCGACTTCCCCACCGCCCTCGATCACCTGCGCAGGCGCCTCATCTGCACGAGGAGCCCTGAGGAGATCAGAGGAGGCGGTTTGCTAAAGTACTGTCACCTGCTGGTGCGGGGTTTCCGTGCGGCTTCTGACAGcgagatgaagctgctgcagcgctaCATGTGCTCCCGCTTTTTTATAGACTTCTCAGATGTCAGCGAGCAGCGGAGGAAGCTGGAGTCGTATCTGCAAAATCATTTGGTCGACCTGGAGGACAGGAAGTACGACTATCTGGCCACCCTGTATGAAGTGGTGCAGGAGAGCACGGTGTGCCTTATGGGCCACGAGAGGCGTCAAACGCTCAACCTCATCTCCTCACTGGCGCTGCAGATCCTGGCCAAGCAGAACGCCATCCCCAACGCCGCCAACGTCACTTGCTTCTACCAGCCGGCTCCTTATGTTGCAGATAGCAACTTCAGCAACTACTACGTTGCGCAGGTTCAGCCCCTCTACCCCTGTTGTCCCTCACCACCTCAGCATTACCTTACCCCTCCACAACATCCCATGTACGCCACCTGGTTGCCCTGTAACTAA